One genomic window of Punica granatum isolate Tunisia-2019 chromosome 1, ASM765513v2, whole genome shotgun sequence includes the following:
- the LOC116199828 gene encoding probable inactive heme oxygenase 2, chloroplastic isoform X2, whose product MAPYSSSPAAAAAAGNPPCTLSPPSLPQQCRPFPWACSAPLARTLSTLRCSISSPAISTSPPLVVKKKRKRYRKLYPGESEGITEEMRFVAMRLRNIKGKYSHKLNRSSAGSGDGSDGETGHWATDDDGGGGGVESEAGGGDEDGEAWSPSIEGVVKYLVDSKLVFDTIERIVDESSDVAYAYFRKTGLERSGSLSKDLEWFSLQDISIPEPSNPGVTYSKYLEELAEKSAPLFLSHFYNIYFSHIAGGQVIVNQSGLLRLLRYLRKCWKEGNWSSADGKGTFWVRSKA is encoded by the exons ATGGCGCCATATTCATCTTCTCCAGCCGCGGCAGCAGCAGCGGGAAACCCACCTTGCACTCTATCCCCACCGTCACTCCCCCAGCAATGTCGTCCGTTCCCCTGGGCTTGCTCAGCTCCACTCGCCAGGACTCTCTCGACCTTGCGCTGCTCCATTTCGAGCCCTGCAATTTCGACGAGCCCCCCGCTGgtggtgaagaagaagaggaagagataCAGGAAGCTGTACCCGGGGGAGAGCGAGGGCATCACCGAGGAGATGAGGTTCGTCGCCATGCGGCTCCGCAACATCAAAGGCAAGTACAGTCACAAACTCAACCGGAGCAGTGCCGGCAGCGGCGACGGTAGTGACGGCGAGACGGGGCATTGGGCCACCGATGACGATGGAGGAGGTGGGGGAGTAGAGTCTGAGGCGGGAGGAGGGGATGAGGACGGGGAAGCGTGGAGCCCGAGCATTGAGGGAGTTGTCAAGTACTTGGTGGACAGTAAGCTCGTGTTCGACACGATCGAGCGGATTGTCGATGAGTCAAGTGATGTCGCGT ATGCTTACTTCAGAAAGACAGGACTGGAACGTTCGGGAAGCCTCTCAAAGGACCTCGAATGGTTCAGCCTGCAGGATATCTCAATCCCAGAACCTAGCAACCCGGGTGTCACTTATTCCAAGTATCTCGAGGAACTTGCAGAGAAGAGTGCTCCTCTATTCCTCTCACATTTCTATAACATTTACTTTTCCCATATAGCGGGCGGGCAAGTGATAGTAAATCAG AGTGGTTTGTTGCGGTTACTTAGGTATCTGAGAAAATGCTGGAAGGAAGGCAACTGGAGTTCTGCCGATGGGAAGGGGACGTTCTGGGTTCGTTCAAAGGCGTGA
- the LOC116199828 gene encoding probable inactive heme oxygenase 2, chloroplastic isoform X1, which produces MAPYSSSPAAAAAAGNPPCTLSPPSLPQQCRPFPWACSAPLARTLSTLRCSISSPAISTSPPLVVKKKRKRYRKLYPGESEGITEEMRFVAMRLRNIKGKYSHKLNRSSAGSGDGSDGETGHWATDDDGGGGGVESEAGGGDEDGEAWSPSIEGVVKYLVDSKLVFDTIERIVDESSDVAYAYFRKTGLERSGSLSKDLEWFSLQDISIPEPSNPGVTYSKYLEELAEKSAPLFLSHFYNIYFSHIAGGQVIVNQVSEKMLEGRQLEFCRWEGDVLGSFKGVREKLNMLGEHWSRDEKNKCLRETTKSFRFMGQIVRLIIL; this is translated from the exons ATGGCGCCATATTCATCTTCTCCAGCCGCGGCAGCAGCAGCGGGAAACCCACCTTGCACTCTATCCCCACCGTCACTCCCCCAGCAATGTCGTCCGTTCCCCTGGGCTTGCTCAGCTCCACTCGCCAGGACTCTCTCGACCTTGCGCTGCTCCATTTCGAGCCCTGCAATTTCGACGAGCCCCCCGCTGgtggtgaagaagaagaggaagagataCAGGAAGCTGTACCCGGGGGAGAGCGAGGGCATCACCGAGGAGATGAGGTTCGTCGCCATGCGGCTCCGCAACATCAAAGGCAAGTACAGTCACAAACTCAACCGGAGCAGTGCCGGCAGCGGCGACGGTAGTGACGGCGAGACGGGGCATTGGGCCACCGATGACGATGGAGGAGGTGGGGGAGTAGAGTCTGAGGCGGGAGGAGGGGATGAGGACGGGGAAGCGTGGAGCCCGAGCATTGAGGGAGTTGTCAAGTACTTGGTGGACAGTAAGCTCGTGTTCGACACGATCGAGCGGATTGTCGATGAGTCAAGTGATGTCGCGT ATGCTTACTTCAGAAAGACAGGACTGGAACGTTCGGGAAGCCTCTCAAAGGACCTCGAATGGTTCAGCCTGCAGGATATCTCAATCCCAGAACCTAGCAACCCGGGTGTCACTTATTCCAAGTATCTCGAGGAACTTGCAGAGAAGAGTGCTCCTCTATTCCTCTCACATTTCTATAACATTTACTTTTCCCATATAGCGGGCGGGCAAGTGATAGTAAATCAG GTATCTGAGAAAATGCTGGAAGGAAGGCAACTGGAGTTCTGCCGATGGGAAGGGGACGTTCTGGGTTCGTTCAAAGGCGTGAGGGAGAAGCTCAACATGCTCGGGGAG CACTGGTCTCGTGACGAGAAGAACAAGTGCTTGAGAGAGACAACGAAATCGTTCCGTTTCATGGGTCAAATAGTCAGGCTGATCATCTTATAG